A section of the Streptomyces sp. SCL15-4 genome encodes:
- the tsaE gene encoding tRNA (adenosine(37)-N6)-threonylcarbamoyltransferase complex ATPase subunit type 1 TsaE — MERPAAPAAHEAAETRLTITSPEQMRELGRRLAELLRAGDLVMLSGELGAGKTTLTRGLGEGLGVRGAVTSPTFVIARVHPSLGDGPPLVHVDAYRLAGGLDEMEDLDLDVSLPDSVIVVEWGEGKVEELTEDRLQVTIHRAVGDTTDEVRHVTLTGLGERWSGAGLETLTG, encoded by the coding sequence ATGGAACGACCAGCAGCACCAGCAGCGCACGAGGCCGCTGAGACCCGTCTGACGATCACCTCCCCCGAGCAGATGCGGGAGCTGGGCCGACGGCTGGCCGAGCTGCTGCGCGCGGGCGACCTGGTGATGCTCAGCGGGGAACTCGGCGCGGGCAAGACGACCCTGACCCGCGGGCTCGGCGAGGGGCTCGGCGTACGCGGCGCGGTGACCTCGCCGACCTTCGTGATCGCCCGGGTGCACCCGTCCCTCGGCGACGGCCCGCCCCTCGTGCACGTCGACGCCTACCGCCTCGCCGGCGGCCTGGACGAGATGGAGGACCTGGACCTCGACGTCTCGCTGCCCGACTCGGTGATCGTCGTGGAGTGGGGCGAGGGCAAGGTCGAGGAGCTGACCGAGGACCGCCTCCAGGTCACCATCCACCGCGCGGTCGGCGACACGACGGACGAGGTCCGGCACGTGACGCTGACCGGGCTGGGGGAGCGGTGGTCGGGGGCGGGGCTGGAGACACTGACGGGCTGA
- a CDS encoding alpha/beta hydrolase — MSESSAEAVADVVASAAAVSAARAAGSWRRATGIAGAALGVLAAGAAAGVAVERMTVGRGIRRKARLALDATGPYGTLRGTPGKAYADDGTELYYEVDETGSDPEPDVSPRRRRLFGRKAPAPVTVVFCHGYCLSQDSWHFQRAALRGVVRTVHWDQRSHGRSGRGVAQTRDGAPVTIDQLGRDLKAVLDAAVPDGPVVLVGHSMGGMTVMALAARYPELIRDRVVAAAFVGSSSGRLGEVNFGLPVAGVNAVRRILPGVLRALGQQAELVEKGRRATADLFAGIIKRYSFAGRDVDPAVERFAERMIESTPIDVVAEFYPAFADHDKTEALACFRDVPVLVLAGVRDLVTPSEHSEAIADLLPDAELVLVPDAGHLVMLEHPEAVTDRLADLLTRAGAVPAGATVSGYGTTSSTSSARGR; from the coding sequence GTGAGCGAGAGCAGCGCGGAGGCCGTGGCGGACGTCGTCGCCTCGGCGGCCGCCGTCTCCGCCGCGCGGGCGGCCGGGAGCTGGCGCAGGGCGACCGGTATCGCCGGTGCCGCGCTGGGCGTCCTCGCCGCGGGCGCGGCGGCCGGTGTCGCCGTGGAGCGGATGACGGTGGGGCGCGGGATACGCCGCAAGGCCCGGCTGGCGCTGGACGCGACGGGCCCGTACGGCACCCTGCGCGGCACTCCAGGCAAGGCGTACGCCGACGACGGCACCGAGCTGTACTACGAGGTCGACGAGACCGGGTCCGACCCGGAACCCGACGTCTCCCCGCGCCGGCGCCGGCTGTTCGGCCGCAAGGCGCCCGCCCCGGTCACCGTCGTGTTCTGCCACGGCTACTGCCTCAGCCAGGACTCCTGGCACTTCCAGCGGGCCGCCCTGCGCGGAGTGGTGCGGACCGTGCACTGGGACCAGCGCAGCCACGGCCGGTCCGGGCGGGGCGTGGCCCAGACCCGGGACGGGGCGCCGGTCACCATCGACCAGCTCGGCCGGGACCTGAAGGCCGTGCTCGACGCCGCCGTCCCCGACGGCCCGGTGGTGCTGGTCGGCCACTCGATGGGCGGGATGACGGTGATGGCGCTGGCCGCCCGGTATCCCGAGCTGATCCGGGACCGGGTGGTCGCGGCCGCCTTCGTGGGCTCGTCGTCCGGAAGGCTCGGCGAGGTCAACTTCGGGCTCCCGGTGGCCGGCGTCAACGCGGTGCGCCGGATCCTGCCCGGAGTGCTCCGGGCGCTCGGCCAGCAGGCGGAACTGGTGGAGAAGGGGCGCCGGGCCACCGCCGACCTGTTCGCCGGGATCATCAAGCGGTACTCGTTCGCGGGCCGCGACGTCGACCCGGCGGTGGAACGGTTCGCCGAGCGGATGATCGAGTCCACCCCGATCGACGTCGTCGCCGAGTTCTACCCGGCCTTCGCCGACCACGACAAGACCGAGGCGCTCGCCTGCTTCCGCGACGTCCCGGTGCTGGTGCTCGCCGGAGTGCGGGACCTGGTCACGCCCAGCGAGCACAGCGAGGCCATCGCCGACCTGCTGCCCGACGCCGAGCTGGTGCTCGTGCCGGACGCCGGGCACCTGGTGATGCTGGAGCACCCGGAAGCGGTCACCGACCGGCTCGCCGACCTGCTCACCCGCGCGGGCGCGGTGCCCGCAGGGGCTACCGTAAGTGGCTATGGAACGACCAGCAGCACCAGCAGCGCACGAGGCCGCTGA
- the alr gene encoding alanine racemase, whose protein sequence is MTETAAEPTAALRARAEIDLGALRANVRALRARAKSAAVMAVVKSDGYGHGAVPCARAALAAGATWLGTATAEEALALRAAGLTGRMLCWLWAPGGPWRQAVEADIDVSLSGMWALREVTAAARAAGRPARVQLKADTGLGRNGCQPGADWAELVGAALRAEAEGLVRVTGLWSHFACADEPGHPSIAAQLARFREMVAYAEERGVRPEVRHIANSPATLTLPDTHFDLVRTGIAMYGVSPSPELGTPADFGLRPVMTLSASLALVKHVPGGHGVSYGHHYVTPGETTLGLVPVGYADGIPRHASGTGPVLVDGKWRTVAGRVAMDQFVVDLGGDEPPVGTEAVLFGPGDRGEPTAEDWAQACGTIAYEIVTRIGTRVPRVYVNERQAG, encoded by the coding sequence ATGACTGAGACAGCAGCTGAGCCGACCGCCGCCCTGCGCGCCCGCGCCGAGATCGATCTGGGCGCCCTGCGCGCCAATGTGCGCGCCCTGCGCGCCCGGGCGAAGAGCGCCGCCGTGATGGCCGTCGTCAAGTCCGACGGCTACGGTCACGGCGCGGTGCCGTGCGCCCGTGCCGCCCTCGCGGCCGGCGCCACCTGGCTCGGCACGGCCACCGCCGAGGAGGCCCTCGCACTGCGCGCCGCCGGGCTGACCGGTCGCATGCTGTGCTGGCTGTGGGCGCCGGGCGGCCCCTGGCGGCAGGCCGTCGAGGCCGACATCGACGTGTCGCTCAGCGGCATGTGGGCGCTGCGCGAGGTCACCGCCGCCGCCCGCGCGGCCGGCCGGCCCGCGCGCGTGCAGCTCAAGGCCGACACCGGGCTCGGCCGCAACGGCTGTCAGCCCGGCGCCGACTGGGCCGAACTGGTCGGCGCCGCCCTGCGCGCCGAGGCCGAGGGTCTGGTCCGCGTCACCGGACTGTGGTCGCACTTCGCGTGCGCCGACGAGCCCGGGCACCCCTCCATCGCCGCCCAGCTCGCCCGCTTCCGGGAGATGGTGGCGTACGCGGAGGAGCGCGGCGTACGGCCCGAGGTGCGGCACATCGCCAACTCGCCGGCCACCCTCACCCTGCCCGACACCCACTTCGACCTGGTCCGTACGGGCATCGCGATGTACGGCGTCTCGCCCAGCCCGGAGCTGGGCACCCCGGCGGACTTCGGGCTGCGCCCGGTGATGACGCTGAGCGCCTCGCTGGCCCTGGTCAAGCACGTCCCGGGCGGCCACGGCGTCAGCTACGGCCACCACTACGTCACCCCCGGCGAGACCACTCTCGGCCTGGTGCCGGTCGGCTACGCGGACGGCATCCCGCGGCACGCCTCGGGCACCGGACCGGTGCTGGTCGACGGCAAGTGGCGGACGGTCGCCGGACGGGTCGCCATGGACCAGTTCGTGGTGGACCTCGGCGGCGACGAGCCGCCGGTGGGTACCGAGGCGGTGCTCTTCGGACCGGGCGACCGGGGCGAACCCACCGCCGAGGACTGGGCGCAGGCCTGCGGCACGATCGCGTACGAGATCGTCACCCGCATCGGCACCCGGGTTCCCCGCGTCTACGTGAACGAGCGGCAAGCCGGGTAA
- a CDS encoding NAD(P)H-hydrate dehydratase, protein MRTAYSVETVRAAERALMARLAEGALMQRAAAGLAAACAGLLGRVSGSPVVLLVGSGDNGGDALYAGARLARRGAGVTAVLLAPERTHAAGLAALRRAGGRTVTADRAEAAIARARLVVDGIVGIGGKGGLRPDAARLAEAVARSEAAVVAVDLPSGVDADTGEVRGAALRADLTVTFGAYKPGLLVDPAREYAGVVRFVGIGIEPPPADAVLQALQHADVARLLPTPEAESDKYRRGVVGIAAGSARYPGAAVLAVSGALRGGAGAVRYVGPAADAVLARFPETLVSDAGPAGAGRVQAWVTGPGAGDDAATVAEVLATDVPVLLDADGLRLADRDTVRRRTAPTLMTPHAGEAAALLGVRREEVEAGRLAAVRELAAGYRATVLLKGSTTLVAGPGGGPVRVNPTGTPWLATAGSGDVLSGLAGSLLAAGLDALDAGSVAAYLHGLAGRFAANGAPAGAHDVASRIPDAWRNVRD, encoded by the coding sequence ATGCGTACTGCGTACAGCGTGGAGACGGTAAGGGCGGCCGAACGGGCCCTGATGGCGCGGCTTGCCGAGGGCGCGCTGATGCAGCGGGCCGCCGCCGGGCTGGCCGCCGCCTGCGCCGGACTGCTCGGGCGGGTGTCCGGCAGCCCGGTGGTGCTGCTGGTCGGCAGCGGGGACAACGGCGGGGACGCCCTGTACGCGGGGGCCCGGCTGGCCCGGCGCGGCGCCGGGGTGACCGCCGTGCTGCTGGCGCCCGAACGGACCCATGCCGCAGGGCTCGCCGCGCTGCGCCGGGCGGGCGGGCGGACCGTCACGGCGGACCGCGCCGAGGCGGCGATCGCCCGGGCCCGCCTGGTCGTGGACGGGATCGTCGGCATCGGCGGCAAGGGCGGGCTGCGGCCGGACGCCGCCCGGCTCGCCGAGGCGGTGGCGCGCTCCGAGGCGGCCGTCGTCGCCGTGGACCTGCCCAGCGGCGTCGACGCGGACACCGGCGAGGTGCGGGGGGCCGCGCTGCGCGCCGACCTGACCGTCACCTTCGGCGCGTACAAGCCCGGACTGCTGGTGGATCCCGCGCGGGAGTACGCCGGAGTGGTCCGGTTCGTCGGCATCGGCATCGAACCGCCGCCCGCCGACGCCGTACTCCAGGCCCTGCAACACGCCGACGTGGCACGGTTGTTGCCGACGCCGGAGGCGGAGAGCGACAAGTACCGGCGCGGGGTCGTCGGGATCGCGGCGGGCTCGGCGCGGTACCCGGGCGCGGCCGTGCTGGCCGTGTCCGGGGCGCTGCGCGGCGGGGCCGGGGCCGTACGGTACGTCGGCCCGGCCGCGGACGCGGTCCTCGCGCGCTTCCCGGAGACCCTCGTCTCCGACGCCGGACCCGCCGGGGCCGGGCGGGTGCAGGCGTGGGTGACCGGGCCGGGCGCCGGGGACGACGCGGCGACCGTGGCCGAGGTGCTGGCGACGGACGTGCCTGTGCTGCTCGACGCGGACGGGCTGCGGCTGGCCGACCGGGACACGGTACGGCGGCGTACGGCGCCGACGCTGATGACCCCGCACGCCGGGGAGGCCGCCGCGCTGCTGGGGGTGCGGCGCGAGGAGGTCGAGGCCGGCCGGCTGGCCGCGGTGCGCGAACTGGCCGCGGGCTACCGGGCCACGGTCCTGCTCAAGGGCTCCACGACGCTGGTCGCCGGCCCCGGCGGCGGACCGGTACGGGTCAACCCCACCGGCACGCCGTGGCTGGCCACGGCCGGCAGCGGCGACGTGCTCTCCGGCCTCGCCGGCTCCCTGCTGGCGGCCGGACTGGACGCGCTGGACGCCGGGAGCGTGGCCGCCTACCTGCACGGGCTGGCGGGCCGGTTCGCCGCGAACGGCGCCCCGGCCGGAGCGCACGACGTGGCATCCCGCATCCCGGACGCCTGGCGGAACGTACGGGACTGA
- a CDS encoding holo-ACP synthase, producing MSIIGVGIDVAEIDRFRASLERTPGLAARLFVEPELLLPSGERRGIASLAARFAAKEALAKALGAPPGLHWTDAEVYVEDSGQPRLRVKGTVAARAADLGVRAWHLSLSHDAGVASAVVIAEG from the coding sequence ATGAGCATCATCGGGGTGGGCATCGACGTCGCCGAGATCGATCGGTTCCGGGCGTCACTGGAGCGGACGCCAGGGCTGGCGGCCCGCTTGTTCGTGGAGCCGGAGCTGCTGCTGCCCAGCGGGGAGCGGCGCGGCATCGCCTCACTGGCGGCCCGGTTCGCCGCCAAGGAGGCGCTGGCCAAGGCGCTGGGGGCACCGCCGGGACTGCACTGGACCGACGCCGAGGTGTACGTGGAGGACAGCGGGCAGCCGCGGCTGCGGGTGAAGGGCACGGTGGCCGCGCGCGCGGCGGACCTGGGCGTCCGGGCCTGGCACCTCTCGCTCAGCCACGACGCCGGTGTCGCCTCGGCCGTGGTGATCGCCGAGGGCTGA
- a CDS encoding SDR family NAD(P)-dependent oxidoreductase translates to MTSSNAYLSGLFSLDDRVALVTGGSSGIGRAIAGALARAGARVVIVARRKEELADTVAELTADGCRAAWVSGDLGSREGVRSAAEDAAAVFGEPDILVNSAGINLRPHLTELGEDVWDATMAVNLEAPFLLGQRFGPGMAERGFGRIIHVSSQQAHRAFVQSGAYGVSKGALESLARSQAEAWSPYGVTSNTLVPGFVMTPLNARLSADPERVAALAARTMTGRNGLAEDFAGAAVFLASRASAYVTGQSVHVDGGLSVH, encoded by the coding sequence ATGACCTCATCGAACGCTTATCTCTCCGGCCTGTTCTCGCTGGACGACCGGGTCGCGCTGGTGACCGGAGGCAGCTCGGGCATCGGGCGCGCCATCGCGGGGGCCCTGGCGCGGGCCGGGGCGCGGGTGGTGATCGTGGCCCGGCGCAAGGAGGAACTGGCCGACACGGTCGCGGAGCTGACGGCCGACGGCTGCCGGGCGGCCTGGGTGAGCGGCGATCTGGGCAGCCGGGAGGGGGTGCGCTCGGCCGCCGAGGACGCGGCGGCCGTGTTCGGGGAGCCCGACATCCTCGTCAACTCGGCCGGGATCAACCTGCGTCCGCATCTCACGGAGCTGGGCGAGGACGTGTGGGACGCCACCATGGCGGTGAATCTGGAGGCGCCGTTCCTGCTGGGACAGCGGTTCGGGCCGGGGATGGCCGAGCGGGGCTTCGGCCGGATCATCCACGTCAGCTCCCAGCAGGCGCACCGGGCGTTCGTGCAGAGCGGCGCGTACGGCGTGTCGAAGGGCGCGCTGGAGTCGCTGGCCCGCTCGCAGGCCGAGGCCTGGTCGCCGTACGGGGTCACCAGCAACACCCTGGTGCCGGGCTTCGTGATGACCCCGCTCAACGCGCGGCTGTCGGCCGACCCGGAGCGCGTGGCGGCCCTGGCCGCGCGCACGATGACCGGCCGCAACGGCCTGGCCGAGGACTTCGCGGGCGCGGCCGTGTTCCTGGCGAGCCGCGCCTCCGCCTACGTCACCGGCCAGTCGGTCCACGTGGACGGCGGCCTGTCCGTCCACTGA
- the glmS gene encoding glutamine--fructose-6-phosphate transaminase (isomerizing), which produces MCGIVGYVGSQSALDVVMAGLKRLEYRGYDSAGVAVLADGGLAAAKKAGKLVNLEKELAERPLPAGSTGIGHTRWATHGGPTDANAHPHLDNAGRVAVVHNGIIENFAVLRAELAERGHALASETDTEVVAHLLAEEFSATADLAEAMRLVCRRLEGAFTLVAVHADQPDVVVGARRNSPLVVGVGEGEAFLASDVAAFIAHTRSAIELGQDQVVELRRDGVTVTGFDGRPADVRSYHVDWDASAAEKGGYDYFMLKEIAEQPKAVADTLLGRIDPSGSLTLDEVRISPSELREVDKVVIVACGTAFHAGLIAKYAIEHWTRIPCEVELASEFRYRDPILDGRSLVIAISQSGETMDTLMALRHAREQGSKVLAICNTNGSTIPRESDAVLYTHAGPEVAVASTKAFLTQLVACYLVALYLGQARGTKWGDEVRAVIKDLSRISDEVERVLETMEPVRALARTLATKNTVLFLGRHVGYPVALEGALKLKELAYMHAEGFAAGELKHGPIALIEEDLPVVVVVPSPRGRSLLHDKIVSNIQEIRARGARTIVIAEEGDETVVPYADHLIRIPATPTLLQPLVATVPLQVFACELATARGNEVDQPRNLAKSVTVE; this is translated from the coding sequence ATGTGCGGAATCGTGGGATACGTAGGGTCACAGTCGGCACTGGATGTCGTGATGGCCGGGTTGAAGCGGCTGGAGTACCGGGGCTACGACTCGGCGGGTGTCGCCGTGCTCGCGGACGGGGGGCTGGCCGCCGCGAAGAAGGCCGGCAAGCTGGTCAACCTGGAGAAGGAGCTGGCCGAACGGCCGCTGCCGGCCGGCTCCACCGGTATCGGGCACACCCGCTGGGCCACCCACGGCGGCCCCACGGATGCCAACGCGCACCCGCACCTGGACAACGCCGGACGGGTCGCCGTGGTGCACAACGGCATCATCGAGAACTTCGCGGTGCTGCGCGCCGAACTCGCCGAGCGCGGGCACGCGTTGGCGTCCGAGACGGACACCGAGGTCGTCGCGCACCTGCTCGCCGAGGAGTTCTCGGCCACCGCCGACCTCGCCGAGGCCATGCGGCTGGTGTGCCGCCGGCTGGAAGGCGCCTTCACCCTGGTCGCGGTGCACGCCGACCAGCCGGACGTGGTGGTCGGCGCCCGCCGCAACAGCCCGCTGGTGGTGGGCGTCGGCGAGGGCGAGGCGTTCCTGGCCTCCGACGTCGCCGCGTTCATCGCCCACACCCGCTCCGCCATCGAACTGGGCCAGGACCAGGTGGTGGAGCTGCGCCGGGACGGTGTCACGGTCACCGGCTTCGACGGCCGCCCGGCCGACGTCCGCTCCTACCACGTGGACTGGGACGCCTCGGCCGCCGAGAAGGGCGGCTACGACTACTTCATGCTCAAGGAGATCGCCGAGCAGCCCAAGGCGGTCGCCGACACCCTGCTCGGCCGCATCGACCCGTCCGGCTCGCTGACCCTGGACGAGGTGCGCATCAGCCCCTCCGAACTGCGCGAGGTCGACAAGGTCGTCATCGTCGCCTGCGGTACGGCCTTCCACGCCGGCCTGATCGCCAAGTACGCCATCGAGCACTGGACCCGGATCCCCTGCGAGGTGGAGCTGGCCAGCGAGTTCCGCTACCGGGACCCGATCCTGGACGGCCGCTCCCTGGTGATCGCCATCTCCCAGTCCGGCGAGACCATGGACACCCTGATGGCGCTGCGGCACGCCCGCGAGCAGGGCTCCAAGGTGCTGGCGATCTGCAACACCAACGGCTCCACCATTCCGCGCGAGTCCGACGCCGTGCTGTACACGCACGCCGGCCCCGAGGTCGCCGTCGCCTCGACCAAGGCGTTCCTCACCCAGCTCGTCGCCTGCTACCTGGTCGCCCTGTACCTCGGCCAGGCGCGCGGCACCAAGTGGGGCGACGAGGTCCGCGCGGTCATCAAGGACCTGTCCCGGATCTCGGACGAGGTGGAGCGGGTCCTGGAGACCATGGAGCCGGTCCGGGCGCTGGCCCGCACCCTGGCGACGAAGAACACCGTCCTCTTCCTCGGCCGGCACGTCGGCTACCCGGTGGCCCTGGAAGGCGCGCTGAAGCTGAAGGAACTGGCCTACATGCACGCCGAGGGCTTCGCCGCCGGCGAGCTGAAGCACGGGCCCATCGCGCTGATCGAGGAGGACCTGCCGGTGGTGGTGGTCGTGCCCTCGCCGCGCGGCCGGTCCCTGCTGCACGACAAGATCGTCTCCAACATCCAGGAGATCCGCGCGCGCGGCGCCCGCACCATCGTCATCGCGGAGGAGGGCGACGAGACGGTGGTCCCCTACGCCGACCACCTGATCCGCATCCCGGCCACGCCGACGCTCCTCCAGCCGCTGGTGGCCACCGTGCCGTTGCAGGTCTTCGCCTGCGAGCTGGCGACGGCCCGCGGCAACGAGGTCGACCAGCCCCGCAACCTGGCGAAGTCCGTCACGGTGGAGTGA
- the coaA gene encoding type I pantothenate kinase encodes MPRSAHRHRPEATPYVDLTRAEWSALRDKTPLPLTAEEVEKLRGLGDVIDLDEVRDIYLPLSRLLNLYVGATDGLRGALNTFLGEKGSQSGTPFVIGVAGSVAVGKSTVARLLQALLSRWPEHPRVELVTTDGFLLPTRELEARGLMSRKGFPESYDRRALTRFVADIKAGKGEVTAPVYSHLIYDIVPDERLVVRRPDILIVEGLNVLQPALPGKDGRTRVGLADYFDFSVYVDASAEDIERWYLSRFRKLRRTAFQNPSSYFRKYTQVSEEEALDYARMLWRTINKPNLVENIAPTRGRATLILRKGPDHKVQRLRLRKL; translated from the coding sequence ATGCCCCGGAGCGCCCACCGGCACAGGCCGGAGGCGACTCCCTACGTCGATCTCACCCGCGCCGAGTGGAGCGCGCTGCGCGACAAGACGCCGTTGCCGCTCACCGCCGAGGAGGTGGAGAAGCTCCGCGGGCTCGGTGACGTCATCGACCTGGACGAGGTGCGGGACATCTACCTCCCGCTCTCCCGGCTCCTCAACCTCTACGTCGGCGCCACGGACGGCCTGCGCGGCGCGCTGAACACCTTCCTCGGGGAAAAGGGCTCCCAGTCCGGCACCCCGTTCGTGATAGGTGTCGCCGGCTCCGTGGCCGTCGGCAAGTCCACCGTCGCCCGTCTGCTCCAGGCCCTGCTGTCCCGCTGGCCCGAGCATCCCCGCGTGGAGCTGGTGACGACGGACGGCTTCCTGCTGCCCACCCGGGAGCTGGAGGCCCGCGGCCTGATGTCGCGGAAAGGTTTTCCCGAGTCCTACGACCGCCGGGCCCTGACCCGGTTCGTCGCCGACATCAAGGCCGGCAAGGGCGAGGTGACCGCGCCGGTCTACTCCCACCTCATCTACGACATCGTGCCGGACGAACGGCTCGTGGTCCGCCGGCCCGACATCCTCATCGTGGAGGGCCTGAACGTCCTCCAGCCCGCCCTGCCCGGCAAGGACGGCCGTACCCGCGTCGGTCTCGCCGACTACTTCGACTTCAGCGTGTACGTCGACGCGAGCGCCGAGGACATCGAGCGCTGGTACCTGAGCCGCTTCCGCAAGCTGCGCCGGACGGCCTTCCAGAACCCGTCCTCGTACTTCCGCAAGTACACCCAGGTCTCCGAGGAGGAGGCCCTGGACTACGCGCGCATGCTCTGGCGGACCATCAACAAGCCGAACCTGGTGGAGAACATCGCGCCGACCCGCGGCCGGGCCACCCTCATCCTGCGCAAGGGCCCGGACCACAAGGTGCAGCGGCTGCGGCTGCGCAAGCTGTAG
- a CDS encoding DUF389 domain-containing protein, producing the protein MLHLRLITPAGTTDEVVGLIGRTVGTTHLVVLPGAARDPAGDLVLCDVAREAGDELIAGLRRLGLEDTGSIAVEDIGLSLSRRAEEAEEEAPGEGADAVLWEGLTEATHEESTLTVTYLAFITLATMIAACGVVLDNAILIVGAMAVGPEFGPLAGVSTALVRRRPRLALRSLTALLVGFAVAMAVTVGFAVLMDALDLFHRSDLEGKRPSTAFVYAPDAFSFIVAVLAGIAGTLSLTSAKSGALVGVAISVTTVPAAANAAVALAYGDMSQTSGSTVQLLLNLLGIVLAATVTLLAQKYFWRCRRQRP; encoded by the coding sequence ATGCTGCATCTGCGTCTGATCACCCCGGCCGGGACGACGGACGAGGTGGTGGGGCTGATCGGGCGGACGGTCGGCACCACCCACCTCGTCGTCCTGCCCGGCGCCGCCCGCGACCCGGCCGGCGACCTCGTGCTGTGCGACGTGGCCCGCGAGGCGGGTGACGAACTCATCGCCGGGCTACGGCGCCTGGGCCTGGAGGACACCGGTTCCATCGCCGTGGAGGACATCGGCCTGTCGCTGTCCCGGCGGGCCGAGGAGGCCGAGGAGGAGGCGCCCGGCGAGGGCGCGGACGCGGTGCTGTGGGAGGGCCTGACCGAGGCCACCCACGAGGAGTCGACCCTGACGGTCACCTACCTCGCGTTCATCACGCTGGCCACGATGATCGCCGCCTGCGGTGTCGTCCTGGACAACGCGATCCTGATCGTGGGCGCGATGGCGGTGGGCCCGGAGTTCGGCCCGCTGGCCGGCGTCAGCACGGCGCTGGTACGGCGCCGGCCGCGGCTGGCGCTGCGGTCGCTGACCGCGCTGCTGGTGGGTTTCGCCGTGGCGATGGCGGTGACGGTCGGCTTCGCCGTGCTCATGGACGCCCTCGACCTCTTCCACCGGTCCGACCTGGAGGGGAAGCGGCCCAGCACCGCGTTCGTGTACGCCCCCGACGCCTTCTCGTTCATCGTGGCGGTCCTGGCCGGCATCGCCGGCACCCTCTCGCTGACCTCCGCGAAATCGGGAGCGCTGGTGGGCGTGGCCATCTCGGTGACCACGGTCCCGGCCGCGGCCAACGCGGCGGTGGCGCTGGCCTACGGCGACATGTCACAGACCAGCGGCTCGACCGTCCAGCTCCTGCTGAACCTGCTGGGCATCGTCCTGGCGGCGACCGTCACCCTGCTCGCCCAGAAGTACTTCTGGAGGTGCCGGCGCCAACGCCCGTGA
- the glmM gene encoding phosphoglucosamine mutase: MGRLFGTDGVRGVANADLTAEMALGLSVAAAHVLAEAGTFEGHKPTAVVGRDPRASGEFLEAAVVAGLASAGVDVLRVGVLPTPAVAHLTGALGADLGVMLSASHNAMPDNGIKFFARGGHKLADELEDRIEAIYDSHRHGEPWQRPTGAGVGRVRSYDEGFEQYVAHLLAVLPNRLDGLKIVLDEAHGAASGVSPEAFARAGAQVVTIGAEPDGLNINEGCGSTHLDLLKAAVVEHGADLGIAHDGDADRCLAVDHTGEEVDGDQILAVLALALRERSALPGDTVVATVMSNLGFKLAMERSGIRLVQTAVGDRYVLEEMKEHGYALGGEQSGHVIILDHATTGDGTLTGLLLAARVAQTGRTLRELASVMERLPQVLINVPDVDRSRVRTSADLAAAVTEAERELGDTGRVLLRPSGTEPLVRVMVEAADIEQARSVAGRLADAVKAALG; this comes from the coding sequence GTGGGACGACTCTTCGGCACGGACGGCGTGCGCGGTGTCGCCAACGCGGATCTCACGGCCGAGATGGCGCTCGGCCTCTCCGTCGCCGCGGCGCACGTACTGGCCGAGGCGGGCACCTTCGAGGGCCACAAGCCGACCGCGGTGGTCGGACGGGACCCGCGCGCGTCCGGGGAGTTCCTGGAGGCGGCGGTGGTGGCCGGTCTGGCCAGCGCGGGCGTGGACGTCCTGCGGGTCGGCGTGCTGCCGACGCCCGCGGTGGCGCACCTGACCGGCGCGCTCGGCGCCGACCTCGGCGTGATGCTGTCCGCCAGCCACAACGCCATGCCGGACAACGGCATCAAGTTCTTCGCCCGCGGCGGCCACAAACTCGCCGACGAGCTGGAGGACCGGATCGAGGCGATCTACGACTCCCACCGGCACGGCGAGCCGTGGCAGCGGCCGACGGGGGCCGGCGTCGGCCGCGTCCGGTCGTACGACGAGGGCTTCGAGCAGTACGTCGCGCATCTGCTGGCGGTGCTGCCCAACCGGCTCGACGGACTGAAGATCGTCCTGGACGAAGCGCACGGCGCGGCCTCGGGGGTCTCGCCGGAGGCGTTCGCCCGCGCGGGCGCCCAGGTCGTCACGATCGGCGCCGAGCCCGACGGGCTCAACATCAACGAGGGCTGCGGCTCGACCCACCTGGACCTGCTCAAGGCCGCGGTCGTCGAGCACGGCGCGGACCTCGGCATCGCGCACGACGGCGACGCCGACCGCTGCCTGGCCGTGGACCACACCGGCGAGGAGGTCGACGGCGACCAGATCCTCGCCGTGCTCGCGCTGGCGCTGCGGGAACGGTCCGCGCTGCCGGGCGACACCGTGGTGGCCACCGTGATGTCCAACCTCGGCTTCAAGCTGGCGATGGAGCGCTCGGGCATCCGGCTGGTGCAGACGGCCGTGGGCGACCGGTACGTCCTGGAGGAGATGAAGGAGCACGGCTACGCCCTCGGCGGCGAGCAGTCCGGGCACGTCATCATCCTCGACCACGCGACCACCGGCGACGGCACGCTGACCGGCCTGCTGCTGGCGGCGCGGGTCGCGCAGACCGGCCGTACGCTGCGGGAGCTGGCCTCCGTCATGGAGCGGTTGCCGCAGGTCCTCATCAACGTGCCGGACGTGGACAGGTCGCGGGTGCGGACGTCCGCGGACCTCGCCGCCGCGGTCACCGAGGCGGAGCGCGAACTCGGCGACACCGGGCGGGTGTTGCTGCGGCCGTCGGGGACGGAGCCGCTGGTGCGGGTGATGGTCGAGGCCGCGGACATCGAGCAGGCCCGGTCGGTCGCCGGACGGCTGGCCGACGCGGTCAAGGCGGCGTTGGGATAA